A genomic stretch from Caloenas nicobarica isolate bCalNic1 chromosome 3, bCalNic1.hap1, whole genome shotgun sequence includes:
- the TAAR5 gene encoding LOW QUALITY PROTEIN: trace amine-associated receptor 5 (The sequence of the model RefSeq protein was modified relative to this genomic sequence to represent the inferred CDS: inserted 2 bases in 1 codon; substituted 2 bases at 2 genomic stop codons) codes for MLQVSHLAPLLEGESFSRLVAELGEAAGPGKTETSSAQGPSAEKEMLIILCYEANGSCYEIHHPFGIQPAFYLACALGTLITVLRNLLVIVVILHFKALHTSTNLLHFSLALAHLLLGLTMLLFSTNWSVKSHXYFRDDFYRLHTCLGTLFSLTSAFHLYLISIYXHCAIYDPLLYPTKFTVRVACIYIGVGWAMPIAYXSAFLYTKAIAEELDHFLQDVPCVGSCQLLFNKLCGWLSFPVFFFPCLTIIVLYLKIFTVADKQARLINNMSKSLGSQLHVGAFKSERKEAKTLGVAVGICLLCWLPFTSDTMVDSLLDFITPKVLFDILIWFAYFNSACNSSICVFSYHLFWKAVNLVLTWGIFCSRTSTVDLYQSFHVHCRNDLQPRSLHAHSPHPHTLRPPRRASTTDTPTPLPLAAASPGPAVTTATPPALSLSSLASPQGTD; via the exons ATGTTGCAG GTTAGTCATCTGGCACCTCTGCTGGAAGGTGAATCGTTTTCCAGGcttgtggcagagctgggggaggcagcaggacctGGGAAGACTGAGACGAGCTCAGCCCAGGGCCCCAGTGCTGAGAAGGAGATGCTCATCATCTTGTGCTACGAGGCAAATGGCTCCTGCTATGAAATCCACCACCCCTTTGGGATCCAGCCGGCCTTTTATCTGGCCTGTGCCTTGGGCACGCTGATCACAGTGCTGAGGAATCTGCTTGTCATAGttgttattttgcatttcaaagccCTGCACACCTCCACCAACCTCCTGCACTTCTCTCTTGCCCTTGCCCACCTCCTCCTAGGGCTGACCATGCTCCTCTTCAGCACCAACTGGTCTGTAAAGAGCCACTAGTATTTCAGAGATGACTTCTATAGGCTGCACACCTGTCTGGGCACACTCTTTAGCTTGACATCTGCATTTCATCtgtatttaatttccatttattaGCACTGTGCTATCTATGATCCTTTGCTCTACCCCACCAAGTTCACCGTAAGAGTGGCCTGTATTTACATTGGGGTGGGGTGGGCAATGCCTATAGCTTA ATCTGCCTTCCTCTACACTAAAGCGATTGCAGAAGAACTGGACCATTTTTTGCAAGACGTGCCCTGTGTTGGTAGCTGTCAGCTGCTGTTCAACAAGCTCTGTGGGTGGCTGAGCTTCCCAGTATTCTTCTTCCCTTGCCTCACAATTATAGTTTtgtatctaaaaatatttactgtggCTGACAAGCAAGCCAGGCTGATAAACAACATGAGTAAGAGTCTCGGGTCTCAGCTACATGTGGGAGCATTCAAgagtgaaaggaaagaagcaaagaCTCTTGGTGTAGCTGTAGGAATCTGCCTCCTGTGCTGGTTGCCCTTTACTAGTGACACAATGGTAGACAGTCTTCTGGATTTCATTACCCCCAAAGTTCTATTTGACATCCTAATTTGGTTTGCCTACTTCAATTCTGCCTGCAATTCCTCGATCTGTGTTTTTTCCTACCATTTGTTCTGGAAAGCTGTGAACCTAGTCTTAACTTGGGGGATCTTTTGTTCTAGGACATCTACAGTAGACTTGTACCAGAGTTTTCATGTGCACTGTAGAAA CGACCTGCAACCGCGCTCCCTTCACGCACACTCCCCGCACCCTCACACCCTTCGCCCACCACGACGGGCCTCCACCACGGACACCCCCACGCCCCTCCCCTtggccgccgccagccccggccccgccgttACTACGGCAACGCCGCCCGCCCTCTCCCTCAGCTCATTGGCCAGCCCACAGGGAACGGACTGA
- the LOC135986431 gene encoding pantetheine hydrolase VNN2-like yields the protein MLPSQPLLHAAALALAVLQALASDTFIAAVYEHAVILPDPTDEPVSPDDALALMNKNMDVLEGAIKEAAQQGARIIVTPEDGIYGWRFTRETIYPYLEDIPDPSVNWIPCTDPTRFAPAPVQERLSCMAKNNSIYVVANIGDKKLCNSSDPSCPSDGHYQYNTDVVFDPEGKLVARYHKYNLFRGETQFNYPKEPEAVTFETRFGKFGIFTCFDILFHEPAVVLVSELQVDTVLFPTAWMNVLPFLTAVEFHSAWAMGMGVNLLSANTHNINMSMTGSGLFTPEGPAAYHYDGGTEEGRLLMAELSARPRLSPTYPPAVNWSSYATSIKKFPGENETFSGAVRRDIFTFSELRHEAGNYTVCQGDLCCHLIYQMSNKSKDEVYVLGAFDGLHGSLIKYHWQICTLLKCKSTDLNTCGQPVETAQTKFEMFSLSGTFGTNYVFPEVLYSGVQLAPGEFEVLRDGRLKSKHGTSKPLVTATLFGRLYEKDPPHPLRTSP from the exons ATGCtcccttcccagcctctcctgcacGCTGCGGCGTTGGCACTTGCCGTTCTTCAGGCCCTGGCCTCCGACACCTTCATCGCAGCCGTCTATGAGCATGCTGTCATCCTGCCAGATCCCACGGATGAGCCCGTTTCTCCTGATGATGCTTTGGCCCTGATGAACAAAAACATGGATGTCTTGGAAGGAGCCATCAAGGAAGCCGCCCAGCAG GGTGCCCGCATCATTGTGACTCCTGAAGATGGCATTTATGGCTGGCGTTTCACAAGAGAAACCATCTACCCCTACCTGGAGGATATCCCTGATCCGTCAGTGAACTGGATTCCCTGCACCGACCCCACAAG ATTTGCCCCAGCACCAGTGCAGGAGCGACTCAGCTGCATGGCCAAGAATAACTCCATCTATGTTGTTGCAAACATTGGGGACAAGAAGCTGTGTAACTCCAGTGatcccagctgccccagtgaTGGTCACTATCAGTACAACACCGATGTCGTCTTTGACCCAGAGGGGAAACTGGTGGCTCGTTACCACAAG TACAACCTGTTTAGAGGAGAAACTCAGTTTAATTACCCGAAAGAGCCGGAAGCCGTCACCTTTGAAACCCGTTTTGGGAAGTTCGGCATTTTCACGTGCTTTGACATCCTTTTCCATGAGCCTGCCGTGGTCCTGGTGAGCGAGTTGCAGGTGGACACGGTGCTTTTCCCAACAGCTTGGATGAACGTCCTGCCCTTTCTGACTGCGGTTGAGTTTCACTCTGCCTGGGCTATGGGCATGGGTGTCAATTTGCTTTCAGCAAATACTCACAATATCAACATGTCAATGACGG GCAGTGGGCTGTTCACACCAGAAGGACCTGCCGCCTACCATTACGACGGTGGGACGGAGGAAGGACGTCTCCTGATGGCAGAGCTGAGCGCACGCCCCCGTCTTTCCCCCACCTACCCCCCTGCTGTCAACTGGAGCTCGTATGCCACAAGCATCAAGAAATTTCCAGgagaaaatgagactttttCAGGAGCTGTCCGGCGGGACATATTCACTTTCAGTGAACTCAGGCACGAAGCTGGAAATTACACAGTTTGTCAAGGAGACCTCTGCTGTCATTTGATCTATCAGATGTCAAATAAGAGCAAAGATGAAGTTTATGTCCTGGGTGCATTTGATGGGCTTCACGGTTCTCTCATAAAATACCATTGGCAG ATCTGCACGCTGCTCAAGTGTAAGAGCACAGACCTGAACACGTGCGGGCAGCCGGTTGAGACCGCGCAGACCAAGTTTGAGATGTTCTCCCTCAGCGGCACGTTTGGCACCAACTATGTCTTTCCAGAAGTCTTGTACAGTGGGGTGCAGCTGGCCCCCGGGGAGTTTGAG GTGCTACGTGACGGACGTTTGAAAAGTAAACATGGCACATCAAAACCACTTGTAACAGCAACGCTTTTTGGAAGGCTTTATGAAAAGGACCCGCCACATCCGTTGCGAACCTCCCCATAA
- the LOC135987367 gene encoding LOW QUALITY PROTEIN: trace amine-associated receptor 1-like (The sequence of the model RefSeq protein was modified relative to this genomic sequence to represent the inferred CDS: substituted 1 base at 1 genomic stop codon), with amino-acid sequence MQLCCESVNGSCIRSSWSNSICVSMYILMVCIILATLVGNLTVIISISHFKHLHTPTNFLLLSMATVDFLLGFLIMPCSMVRSVEHCWYFGELFCKIHTSMNVMLSTASIFHLSSISIDRYYAVCDPLRYKSKINTFVILVMILVSWMVPAGFAFGMIFLDLNLQGAEEIYNHVRCAGGCFVFFSETSGVVSSIVSFYIPGFVMLYIYRKIHSTAKMQARCIDTISRKKVRFEMKNDTSFGRERKAAKTLGIIMGVFLICWSPFFFRATNQFMNYVIPPILIDALVXFGYLNSTFNPIVYAFFYMWFRRALKMILFGKVFQQYSSRTNLFLE; translated from the coding sequence ATGCAACTGTGCTGTGAATCCGTAAATGGCTCTTGCATAAGGAGCAGCTGGTCAAACAGTATCTGTGTTTCCATGTATATCCTCATGGTTTGCATTATTCTGGCCACACTGGTTGGAAATTTGACAGTTATCATCTCAATATCACATTTCAAGCACCTCCATACACCCACcaatttcctgctgctttctatGGCTACAGTAGACTTTCTGCTGGGATTCCTCATCATGCCTTGCAGCATGGTGCGCTCTGTTGAGCACTGCTGGTATTTTGGGGAGCTCTTCTGCAAGATCCACACGAGCATGAACGTTATGCTGAGCACAGCTTCCATCTTCCATCTTTCCTCCATATCCATTGACCGTTACTATGCTGTGTGTGACCCTTTAAGATACAAATCAAAGATAAATACTTTTGTTATCTTGGTCATGATATTGGTAAGTTGGATGGTccctgctggttttgcttttggtaTGATCTTTCTAGACCTAAATTTGCAAGGGGCAGAAGAGATTTATAATCATGTCCGTTGTGCAGGAGgatgctttgtcttttttagtGAAACTTCAGGTGTTGTGTCCTCCATTGTGTCTTTTTACATTCCGGGATTTGTCATGCTGTACATCTACAGGAAAATACACTCTACAGCCAAGATGCAAGCAAGATGCATTGACACAATTAGTCGAAAAAAGGTGCGCTTCGAAATGAAGAACGACACTTCATttggcagagaaaggaaagctgcAAAGACATTAGGCATAATAATGGGAGTGTTCCTCATCTGCTGGAGTCCATTCTTCTTCAGAGCAACCAATCAATTTATGAATTATGTGATACCTCCTATTCTCATCGAtgctttggtttgatttggttatTTAAATTCTACTTTTAACCCAATTGTTTATGCGTTTTTTTACATGTGGTTTCGCAGGGCATTAAAGATGattctctttggaaaagtttttcAACAGTACTCTTCCAGGACTAATTTGTTTTTAGAGTAA
- the LOC135986931 gene encoding LOW QUALITY PROTEIN: trace amine-associated receptor 2-like (The sequence of the model RefSeq protein was modified relative to this genomic sequence to represent the inferred CDS: inserted 1 base in 1 codon; deleted 1 base in 1 codon; substituted 3 bases at 3 genomic stop codons) → MKIKFVCGTATPIDKPNTGLIALSPNILRDLTDCFEFGNRSYPESFRSPGVXRVMYLFITAAFIFTMLGNLTIIISISYFKQLHSLTNFLILSMASTYFLLSFAVMPHSMMRSVENGWYFGMTFCKVHHSFSLMLCSVSIFHLCSIAMDRFDAICHLLHYASTMTVTAINQITAXSLPTALVFGVVFSEVYTSRIESHEMLVKFSSSCHIVFNKLXGAVLFSVGLFAPACIMIGIYVKFFTDFXRHTCELSQAQRHTKLYKKNYLSKNKYRKADKTLSIVMLGFLVCWFPWVFFEVLIDPFLNLSTPLLLFDAQNCLGYLNAFCNPLIHDFFGKQIHLKRQNI, encoded by the exons atgaaaattaaatttgtttgTGGAACTGCTACGCCAATAGACAAACCTAACACAGGATTGATTGCGCTTTCTCCAAATATCTTGAGGGATTTAACTGATTGCTTTGAGTTTGGAAATAGATCCTATCCTGAGAGCTTTAGGTCACCAGGAGTATGAAGGGTAATGTATCTATTCATAACAGCAGCCTTCATTTTCACCATGTTAGGGAATCTCACCATAATAATTTCCATCTCATATTTCAAGCAGCTTCATTCTCTGACCAATTTCCTCATCCTGTCCATGGCC TCAACGTATTTCCTGCTGAGTTTTGCTGTTATGCCCCACAGCATGATGAGGTCTGTGGAGAATGGCTGGTACTTTGGGATGACATTCTGCAAAGTTCATCACAGTTTCAGCCTGATGCTCTGCTCAGTTTCCATTTTCCATCTTTGTTCCATTGCCATGGATCGCTTTGATGCAATCTGCCACCTTCTGCATTATGCCAGCACCATGACTGTCACAGCTATAAACCAAATCACAG GCTCACTGCCCACTGCTCttgtttttggtgtggttttctCAGAAGTTTATACTTCTAGAATTGAGAGCCATGAAATGCTGGTTAAATTCTCAAGCTCATGCCATATTGTGTTCAACAAACTGTAGGgggctgttttattttcagttggtTTGTTTGCTCCTGCTTGTATTATGATAGGGATTTATGTCAAATTTTTTACAGACTTCTGAAGGCACACATGTGAATTGAGCCAAGCACAGAGGCACACAAAACTTTataagaaaaattatctttctaAGAATAAATATCGGAAAGCTGACAAGACTTTGAGTATAGTTATGCTGGGTTTCTTAGTATGCTGgtttccttgggttttttttgaagtcttAATTGATCCGTTTTTAAATTTATCTACTCCTTTACTTTTGTTTGATGCTCAAAACTGTCTTGGGTATTTAAATGCTTTCTGCAATCCACTAATACATGacttttttggaaaacaaatacatcttaaaaggcaaaatatttag